In a single window of the Streptomyces cinnabarinus genome:
- a CDS encoding acyl-CoA dehydrogenase family protein — translation MPAFSLEPEQTAWCAELRRLAAERLRPLAEKGEPGQVNRPLVAELGTLGLLPRLFTSGALDLCLMRESLAYACTEAETALALQGLGAHPVHAHGTPEQRAHWLPRVGEGRAVAAFALSEPGAGSDAAALSLAAAPDGPSAWRLTGEKCWISNAPDADFYTVFARTTPGAGSRGVTAFLVPADRPGLTGTPLDLLSPHPIGSLAFDAVPVTADDLLGEPDRGFRVAMGTLNLFRPSVGAFAVGMAQAALDATLTHTSRRDAFGGKLRDLQTVAHQVADMALRTEAARLMVYAAATAYDEGAPDVPRRSAMAKLLATETAQDVVDRAVQLHGARALRRGHLLEHLYREVRAPRIYEGASEVQRGIIAKELYADLEDSG, via the coding sequence ATGCCCGCATTCTCACTCGAACCGGAACAGACCGCCTGGTGTGCCGAACTGCGCCGGCTGGCCGCCGAGCGGCTGCGGCCGCTGGCCGAGAAGGGCGAGCCCGGCCAGGTCAACCGTCCGCTCGTCGCCGAGCTGGGCACCCTCGGCCTGCTGCCCCGGCTCTTCACCTCCGGCGCTCTGGACCTCTGCCTGATGCGCGAGTCCCTGGCCTACGCCTGCACCGAGGCGGAGACCGCGCTCGCCCTCCAGGGCCTTGGCGCCCACCCGGTGCACGCCCACGGCACCCCGGAACAGCGCGCGCACTGGCTGCCCCGGGTCGGCGAGGGCCGGGCGGTGGCCGCGTTCGCGCTGAGCGAGCCGGGTGCGGGCTCGGACGCGGCGGCCCTGTCCCTGGCCGCCGCCCCCGACGGCCCGTCCGCCTGGCGCCTCACTGGCGAGAAGTGCTGGATCTCCAACGCCCCCGACGCCGACTTCTACACCGTCTTCGCGCGGACCACCCCGGGCGCCGGATCCCGGGGCGTGACCGCGTTCCTGGTGCCGGCCGACCGCCCCGGCCTGACCGGCACCCCCCTCGACCTGCTCTCCCCGCACCCCATCGGCAGCCTGGCCTTCGACGCGGTCCCGGTGACCGCCGACGACCTCCTCGGCGAGCCCGACCGCGGCTTCCGGGTGGCGATGGGCACCCTGAACCTCTTCCGCCCCAGCGTCGGCGCCTTCGCGGTCGGCATGGCCCAGGCGGCCCTGGACGCGACGCTCACCCACACGTCCCGACGGGACGCGTTCGGCGGCAAGCTGAGGGACCTTCAGACGGTGGCCCACCAGGTCGCCGACATGGCCCTGCGCACCGAGGCGGCCCGGCTGATGGTCTACGCGGCGGCGACGGCGTACGACGAAGGCGCCCCGGACGTCCCCCGGCGCTCGGCGATGGCGAAGCTGCTGGCCACCGAGACGGCCCAGGACGTCGTCGACCGGGCCGTCCAGTTGCACGGGGCGCGGGCCCTGCGCCGCGGCCATCTGCTGGAGCACCTGTACCGCGAGGTCCGTGCCCCGCGCATCTACGAGGGCGCCAGCGAGGTCCAACGCGGCATCATCGCCAAGGAGCTGTACGCCGACCTGGAGGACTCAGGATGA
- the acnA gene encoding aconitate hydratase AcnA — translation MSANSFDARSTLQVGDESYEIFRLDKVEGSARLPYSLKVLLENLLRTEDGANITADHIRALGNWDSQAQPSQEIQFTPARVIMQDFTGVPCVVDLATMREAVAALGGDPAKINPLSPAEMVIDHSVIADKFGTNDAFAQNVELEYGRNKERYQFLRWGQTAFDDFKVVPPGTGIVHQVNIEHLARTVMVRNGQAYPDTLVGTDSHTTMVNGLGVLGWGVGGIEAEAAMLGQPVSMLIPRVVGFKLTGELPTGTTATDLVLTITEMLRKHGVVGKFVEFYGEGVAATSLANRATIGNMSPEFGSTAAIFPIDGETLNYLKLTGRSAQQVALVEAYAKEQGLWLDPKAEPDFSEKLELDLSTVVPSIAGPKRPQDRIVLANAAAQFAQDVRNYVATADEAGQESFPASDAPAVSNGVPSNPVEVTAPDGSTYTIDHGAVTVAAITSCTNTSNPYVMVAAALVAKKAVEKGLTRKPWVKTTLAPGSKVVTDYFDKAGLTPYLDKVGFNLVGYGCTTCIGNSGPLPEEVSKAVNDHDLAVTSVLSGNRNFEGRINPDVKMNYLASPPLVVAYALAGSMKVDITKDALGVDTDGNPVFLKDIWPSEAEVNDVVANAIGEDMFSKSYQDVFAGDAQWQALSIPTGNTFEWDAESTYVRKPPYFEGMTMETTPVTDITGARVLAKLGDSVTTDHISPAGAIKADTPAGKYLTEHGVERRDFNSYGSRRGNHEVMIRGTFANIRLRNQIAPGTEGGYTRDFTQADAPVSFIYDASQNYQAAGTPLVILGGKEYGSGSSRDWAAKGTALLGVKAVITESYERIHRSNLIGMGVLPLQFPAGQSADSLGLTGEETFSIAGITELNEGTTPSTVKVTTDTGVEFDAVVRIDTPGEADYYRNGGIMQYVLRNLIRK, via the coding sequence GTGTCGGCGAACAGCTTCGACGCCCGCAGCACGCTGCAGGTGGGCGACGAGTCGTACGAGATCTTCCGGCTGGACAAGGTGGAAGGCTCGGCCCGCCTTCCGTACAGCCTGAAGGTGCTGCTGGAGAACCTGCTCCGCACCGAGGACGGCGCCAACATCACCGCCGACCACATCCGCGCGCTCGGCAACTGGGACTCCCAGGCCCAGCCGTCGCAGGAGATCCAGTTCACGCCCGCCCGTGTGATCATGCAGGACTTCACCGGTGTGCCGTGTGTCGTGGACCTCGCCACCATGCGTGAGGCCGTCGCCGCGCTCGGCGGCGACCCGGCGAAGATCAACCCGCTCTCCCCGGCCGAGATGGTCATCGACCACTCCGTCATCGCCGACAAGTTCGGCACCAACGACGCGTTCGCGCAGAACGTCGAGCTGGAGTACGGCCGCAACAAGGAGCGCTACCAGTTCCTGCGCTGGGGCCAGACCGCCTTCGACGACTTCAAGGTCGTCCCCCCGGGCACCGGCATCGTCCACCAGGTGAACATCGAGCACCTGGCCCGTACCGTCATGGTCCGCAACGGCCAGGCGTACCCCGACACCCTCGTCGGCACCGACTCCCACACCACCATGGTCAACGGTCTCGGTGTGCTCGGCTGGGGCGTCGGCGGCATCGAGGCCGAGGCCGCCATGCTCGGCCAGCCGGTCTCCATGCTGATCCCGCGCGTCGTCGGCTTCAAGCTCACCGGCGAGCTGCCCACCGGCACCACCGCCACCGACCTGGTGCTGACCATCACCGAGATGCTGCGCAAGCACGGCGTCGTCGGCAAGTTCGTCGAGTTCTACGGTGAGGGCGTCGCTGCCACCTCCCTCGCGAACCGCGCCACCATCGGCAACATGTCGCCGGAGTTCGGCTCCACCGCCGCGATCTTCCCGATCGACGGCGAGACCCTGAACTACCTCAAGCTCACCGGCCGTTCCGCCCAGCAGGTCGCGCTCGTCGAGGCGTACGCCAAGGAGCAGGGCCTCTGGCTGGACCCGAAGGCCGAGCCGGACTTCTCCGAGAAGCTGGAGCTGGACCTCTCCACGGTCGTCCCCTCCATCGCCGGCCCGAAGCGCCCGCAGGACCGCATCGTCCTCGCGAACGCCGCCGCGCAGTTCGCCCAGGACGTCCGCAACTACGTCGCCACCGCCGACGAGGCGGGTCAGGAGTCCTTCCCGGCCTCCGACGCCCCCGCCGTCTCCAACGGCGTCCCGTCGAACCCGGTCGAGGTCACCGCCCCCGACGGCTCGACCTACACGATCGACCACGGTGCGGTGACGGTCGCGGCCATCACCTCCTGCACCAACACCTCCAACCCGTACGTCATGGTCGCCGCCGCGCTGGTCGCGAAGAAGGCCGTGGAGAAGGGCCTGACCCGCAAGCCGTGGGTCAAGACCACCCTCGCCCCGGGTTCGAAGGTCGTCACCGACTACTTCGACAAGGCGGGCCTGACCCCGTACCTCGACAAGGTCGGCTTCAACCTCGTCGGCTACGGCTGCACCACCTGCATCGGCAACTCCGGCCCGCTGCCGGAGGAGGTCTCCAAGGCGGTCAATGACCACGACCTGGCCGTGACCTCGGTGCTCTCGGGCAACCGGAACTTCGAGGGCCGGATCAACCCCGACGTCAAGATGAACTACCTGGCCTCCCCGCCGCTGGTCGTCGCGTACGCCCTCGCGGGCTCCATGAAGGTGGACATCACCAAGGACGCGCTGGGTGTCGACACCGACGGCAACCCGGTCTTCCTGAAGGACATCTGGCCCTCCGAGGCCGAGGTCAACGACGTCGTCGCCAACGCCATCGGCGAGGACATGTTCTCCAAGTCCTACCAGGACGTCTTCGCGGGCGACGCCCAGTGGCAGGCGCTGTCGATCCCGACCGGCAACACCTTCGAGTGGGACGCGGAGTCGACCTACGTCCGCAAGCCCCCGTACTTCGAGGGCATGACGATGGAGACCACCCCGGTCACCGACATCACGGGCGCCCGCGTGCTCGCGAAGCTCGGCGACTCGGTCACCACCGACCACATCTCCCCGGCCGGCGCCATCAAGGCCGACACCCCGGCCGGCAAGTACCTCACCGAGCACGGTGTGGAGCGTCGTGACTTCAACAGCTACGGCTCGCGCCGCGGCAACCACGAGGTCATGATCCGCGGCACGTTCGCCAACATCCGCCTGCGCAACCAGATCGCGCCGGGCACCGAGGGCGGCTACACCCGCGACTTCACCCAGGCCGACGCGCCGGTGTCGTTCATCTACGACGCCTCGCAGAACTACCAGGCCGCCGGCACCCCGCTGGTCATCCTGGGCGGCAAGGAGTACGGCTCCGGCTCCTCCCGCGACTGGGCCGCCAAGGGCACCGCGCTCCTCGGCGTCAAGGCCGTCATCACCGAGTCGTACGAGCGCATCCACCGCTCGAACCTCATCGGCATGGGCGTCCTGCCGCTGCAGTTCCCGGCCGGCCAGTCGGCCGACTCGCTCGGCCTGACCGGCGAGGAGACCTTCTCCATCGCGGGCATCACCGAGCTGAACGAGGGCACCACCCCCAGCACGGTCAAGGTCACCACCGACACGGGCGTCGAGTTCGACGCGGTCGTCCGCATCGACACCCCCGGTGAGGCCGACTACTACCGCAACGGCGGCATCATGCAGTACGTGCTGCGCAACCTGATCCGCAAGTAA
- a CDS encoding RidA family protein, translated as MTAERVNPPELSPPTGFSHAVVATGTRLVFLAGQTALDADGKVVGDTLPEQFEQALTNLLTALRAAGATPAELARVTVYATDVAAYRAHAPELGGIWRRLAGRDYPAMAVVEVVRLWDHQALVELDGFAVLP; from the coding sequence ATGACCGCCGAGCGAGTCAACCCACCCGAACTCTCCCCGCCCACGGGCTTCTCGCACGCGGTGGTCGCCACCGGCACCCGGCTGGTGTTCCTGGCGGGCCAGACGGCCCTCGACGCCGACGGCAAGGTCGTGGGAGACACCCTCCCCGAGCAGTTCGAGCAGGCGCTCACCAACCTGCTCACGGCCCTGCGAGCGGCCGGTGCCACCCCGGCCGAACTGGCCAGGGTCACGGTCTACGCCACGGATGTCGCGGCGTACCGCGCACACGCCCCCGAACTGGGCGGCATCTGGCGGCGGCTGGCGGGCCGGGACTACCCGGCGATGGCGGTGGTGGAGGTGGTCCGGCTCTGGGACCACCAGGCCCTGGTGGAACTGGACGGCTTCGCGGTGCTGCCGTAA
- a CDS encoding AMP-binding protein: protein MNHSAHLDTFARDHLPPSEQWPELSFDLPELRYPERLNCAAELLHGPPDDRPAFRTPTGPAWTYGELRARVDRLAHLLTDDLGVVPGNRVLLRGPTTPWLAACWLAVLKAGAVAVTVLAQQRPHELRTMCEIAEVGHALCDIRAVDDLAKAEVPGLRIATYGGDSPDDLLRRAAPSTPYPAVDTASDDVALIAFTSGTTGRPKGCMHFHRDVLAIADTFSKYVLQPHVGDVFAGSPPLGFTFGLGGLVVFPLRAGASALLLEQAGPKQLLPAVAEHRVTVLFTAPTAYRAMLDELAGHDVSSLRRCVSAGENLPAATWRAWHERTGLRIINGIGATELLHIFVSAADEHIRPGTTGVPVPGWHARVVDAEGREKPDGEPGLLAVRGPVGCRYLADPRQREYVRHGWNITGDTYVRESDGYFRYIARADDMIISAGYNIAGPEVEEALLRHPDVLETAVVGRPDAARGQIVMAFTVLRPGARRDAEALRTFVREELAPYKCPREIVFLDALPRTATGKLQRFKLRVAAETGSDR, encoded by the coding sequence ATGAACCACTCGGCGCATCTCGACACCTTCGCGCGGGACCACCTCCCGCCGTCCGAGCAGTGGCCGGAGCTCAGCTTCGACCTGCCGGAGCTGCGCTACCCCGAACGGCTGAACTGCGCCGCCGAACTGCTGCACGGCCCCCCGGACGACCGCCCGGCGTTCCGCACCCCGACGGGCCCGGCCTGGACCTACGGCGAGCTGCGCGCCCGCGTCGACCGGCTGGCGCATCTGCTCACCGACGATCTCGGGGTGGTCCCGGGCAACCGGGTGCTGCTGCGCGGCCCCACCACCCCGTGGCTCGCGGCCTGCTGGCTGGCGGTGCTGAAGGCGGGCGCGGTCGCGGTGACCGTGCTGGCCCAGCAGCGCCCGCACGAGCTGCGCACGATGTGCGAGATAGCCGAGGTGGGGCACGCCCTGTGCGACATCCGCGCCGTCGACGACCTCGCCAAGGCGGAGGTACCGGGCCTGCGGATCGCCACCTACGGCGGTGACTCCCCGGACGACCTGCTGCGCCGGGCGGCGCCGAGCACGCCGTACCCGGCCGTGGACACCGCCTCCGACGACGTGGCGCTGATCGCCTTCACCTCCGGGACCACCGGACGGCCCAAGGGCTGTATGCACTTCCACCGTGATGTGTTGGCGATAGCGGACACCTTCTCCAAATATGTGCTCCAGCCACATGTGGGCGATGTCTTCGCGGGCAGCCCCCCGCTCGGCTTCACCTTCGGGCTCGGCGGGCTCGTCGTCTTCCCGCTGCGCGCCGGGGCGAGCGCGCTGCTGCTCGAACAGGCCGGTCCCAAGCAGCTGTTGCCGGCCGTCGCCGAGCACCGGGTGACTGTACTGTTCACGGCGCCGACCGCCTATCGCGCGATGCTCGACGAGCTGGCCGGGCACGACGTCTCCTCGCTGCGTCGCTGTGTGTCGGCCGGGGAGAACCTGCCCGCGGCCACCTGGCGGGCCTGGCACGAGCGGACCGGGCTGCGCATCATCAACGGCATCGGCGCCACCGAGCTGCTGCACATCTTCGTCTCCGCCGCCGACGAGCACATCCGCCCCGGCACCACCGGGGTCCCGGTCCCCGGCTGGCACGCGCGCGTGGTCGACGCCGAGGGCCGGGAGAAGCCCGACGGGGAACCGGGGCTGCTCGCGGTGCGCGGACCGGTCGGCTGCCGCTATCTCGCCGACCCGCGGCAGCGGGAGTACGTGCGGCACGGCTGGAACATCACCGGCGACACCTACGTCCGGGAGAGTGACGGCTACTTCCGCTACATCGCCCGCGCGGACGACATGATCATCTCGGCCGGGTACAACATCGCGGGCCCCGAGGTCGAGGAGGCCCTGCTGCGCCACCCGGACGTGCTGGAGACCGCGGTCGTGGGCCGCCCGGACGCGGCGCGCGGGCAGATCGTGATGGCGTTCACGGTGCTCAGGCCCGGCGCCCGGCGCGACGCGGAGGCGCTGCGGACCTTCGTGCGCGAGGAGCTGGCGCCGTACAAGTGCCCGCGCGAGATCGTCTTCCTCGACGCGCTGCCGCGCACGGCCACCGGAAAGCTCCAGCGGTTCAAGTTGCGAGTGGCGGCCGAGACCGGGAGTGACCGGTAA
- a CDS encoding helix-turn-helix domain-containing protein, with amino-acid sequence MADDYLVRIGKLIRDARQHRGWTQTQLAEALGTSQSAVNRIERGNQNISLEMIARIGEALDSEIVSLGYAGPMHLRVVGGRRLSGAIDVKTSKNAGVALLCASLLNKGRTVLRRVARIEEVYRLLEVLQSIGVRTRWINDGVDLELVPPAELDMAAIDAEAAVRTRSIIMFLGPLLHRMDSFKLPYAGGCDLGTRTIEPHMIALRRFGLDIAATEGLYHAQVDRAISPDRPIVLTERGDTVTENALLAAARHDGVTVIRNASSNYMVQDLCFFLEALGVKVEGIGTTTLTVHGVPTIDVDVDYSPSEDPVEAMSLLAAAVVTESELTVRRVPIEFLEIELAVLEEMGLDHDRTPEYFADNGRTRLVDLTVRPSKLEAPIDKIHPMPFPGLNIDNVPFFAAIAAVASGKTLIHDWVYDNRAIYLTDLNRLGGRLQLLDPHRVLVEGPTRWRAAEMMCPPALRPAVVVLLAMMAAEGTSVLRNVYVINRGYEDLAERLNSIGAQIEIFRDI; translated from the coding sequence ATGGCAGACGACTACCTCGTACGCATCGGCAAGCTCATCCGTGACGCCCGGCAACACCGTGGCTGGACACAGACGCAGCTGGCCGAGGCGCTCGGCACCTCCCAGAGCGCCGTCAACCGGATCGAGCGCGGCAATCAGAACATCAGCCTTGAGATGATCGCCCGAATCGGTGAAGCCCTGGACAGCGAAATCGTCTCTCTGGGCTACGCGGGCCCGATGCATCTGCGGGTGGTGGGCGGTCGTCGGCTGTCCGGCGCGATCGATGTGAAGACGAGCAAGAACGCGGGCGTGGCCCTGCTGTGCGCCTCGCTGCTCAACAAGGGGCGCACGGTGCTGCGCCGGGTCGCCCGCATCGAGGAGGTCTACCGTCTGCTGGAGGTCCTCCAGTCCATCGGGGTGCGCACCCGCTGGATCAACGACGGAGTCGACCTGGAACTGGTGCCGCCGGCCGAGCTGGACATGGCCGCCATCGACGCCGAGGCCGCCGTCCGCACCCGCTCCATCATCATGTTCCTCGGCCCGCTGCTGCACCGCATGGACAGCTTCAAGCTGCCCTACGCCGGCGGCTGCGACCTCGGGACGCGCACCATCGAGCCGCACATGATCGCGCTGCGCCGGTTCGGCCTGGACATCGCGGCGACCGAGGGCCTGTACCACGCCCAGGTGGACCGGGCGATCTCCCCCGACCGCCCGATCGTGCTGACCGAGCGCGGGGACACGGTGACGGAGAACGCGCTGCTGGCCGCGGCCCGGCACGACGGCGTCACCGTCATCCGCAACGCCTCCTCCAACTACATGGTCCAGGACCTGTGCTTCTTCCTGGAGGCGCTCGGCGTCAAGGTCGAGGGCATCGGCACCACGACGCTGACCGTGCACGGCGTGCCCACCATCGACGTGGACGTCGACTACTCCCCCTCCGAGGACCCGGTCGAGGCGATGAGCCTGCTGGCCGCGGCGGTGGTGACGGAGTCGGAGCTGACGGTGCGCCGGGTGCCCATCGAGTTCCTGGAGATCGAGCTCGCGGTCCTGGAGGAGATGGGCCTCGACCACGACCGTACGCCCGAGTACTTCGCGGACAACGGCCGTACCCGGCTGGTGGACCTCACCGTCCGCCCCTCCAAGCTCGAAGCCCCGATCGACAAGATCCACCCCATGCCGTTCCCGGGCCTGAACATCGACAACGTCCCGTTCTTCGCGGCCATCGCGGCCGTCGCCTCGGGCAAGACGCTGATCCATGACTGGGTCTACGACAACCGCGCGATCTACCTGACCGACCTCAACCGCCTGGGCGGGCGCCTGCAGTTGCTGGACCCGCACCGCGTCCTGGTCGAGGGCCCCACCCGCTGGCGCGCCGCCGAGATGATGTGCCCGCCGGCCCTGCGCCCCGCGGTCGTCGTCCTGCTGGCCATGATGGCCGCGGAGGGCACGTCGGTGCTCCGCAACGTCTACGTCATCAACCGCGGCTACGAGGACCTCGCCGAGCGCCTGAACTCGATCGGCGCGCAGATCGAGATCTTCCGGGACATCTGA
- a CDS encoding DUF6299 family protein, with protein sequence MPVRLALGLAAGAALLLLTAPAAPADPFETVTVDPTGRIAADGTVTLSGTYRCTGGTGPVFVSSSVGQDDTVRHGIGGTRAICDGLEHRWENTGKPTPGAIEAGAAHVEATVMELDSSAGLPLPAFHASRQQDVTLTEG encoded by the coding sequence ATGCCCGTACGCCTCGCCCTCGGCCTCGCCGCAGGTGCCGCCCTGCTGCTGCTCACCGCCCCCGCCGCCCCGGCCGACCCGTTCGAGACGGTGACCGTCGACCCGACCGGCCGGATCGCCGCCGACGGCACGGTCACCCTCTCCGGCACCTACCGCTGTACGGGCGGCACCGGCCCGGTGTTCGTCAGCTCCTCGGTCGGCCAGGACGACACGGTCCGCCATGGCATCGGCGGCACGCGCGCGATCTGCGACGGCCTGGAGCACCGCTGGGAGAACACGGGCAAGCCGACCCCGGGCGCCATCGAGGCGGGCGCGGCGCACGTCGAGGCGACCGTCATGGAACTGGACTCCAGCGCCGGCCTGCCCCTGCCCGCCTTCCACGCCTCCCGGCAGCAGGACGTGACATTGACCGAGGGCTGA
- a CDS encoding DUF5999 family protein: protein MRAHQPSCSLTAPHAAVVVAARPEQGWSLLCDGTIVFDDSGELLPDGRVVAPHRVPVRPLAMAA from the coding sequence ATGCGTGCCCACCAGCCTTCGTGTTCGCTGACCGCTCCGCACGCCGCGGTCGTCGTCGCCGCCCGTCCCGAGCAGGGGTGGAGCCTGCTGTGCGACGGCACGATCGTCTTCGACGACTCCGGGGAGCTGCTGCCGGACGGGCGGGTCGTCGCCCCGCACCGTGTGCCGGTCCGTCCCCTGGCGATGGCGGCCTGA
- a CDS encoding DUF6153 family protein: MRANRYVRAGSALGQLLLVVVLALGVFVMHTVGHPEESSSHSGMQNASHAAPMDHPAAHDPDGSSTHEPAMPMDMASLCVAVLFGAWVLAALLRSAFTRHGEWLARLLAQVASVLRPNPPPRGPDLTQLSVLRQ, translated from the coding sequence ATGCGGGCAAACAGATACGTACGCGCAGGAAGTGCCCTCGGGCAGCTCCTGCTCGTCGTCGTGCTCGCGCTCGGGGTGTTCGTGATGCACACCGTGGGGCATCCCGAGGAGTCCTCGTCCCATTCCGGGATGCAGAACGCGTCGCACGCCGCACCGATGGACCATCCGGCGGCGCACGATCCCGACGGCTCGTCCACCCACGAGCCCGCCATGCCGATGGACATGGCCTCGCTGTGCGTGGCCGTGCTGTTCGGCGCCTGGGTGCTCGCCGCGCTGCTGAGGTCGGCGTTCACCCGGCACGGGGAGTGGCTGGCGCGACTGCTCGCCCAGGTCGCCTCCGTGCTGCGGCCCAATCCGCCGCCTCGCGGCCCCGATCTCACCCAGCTGTCGGTTCTGCGGCAATAG
- a CDS encoding superoxide dismutase — MPVYSLPELPYDYSALAPVISPEIVELHHDKHHAAYVKGANDTLEQLAEARDKEAWGSINGLEKNLAFHLSGHILHSVYWHNMTGDGGGEPLEKDGVGELADAIAESFGSYDWFRAQLSKASATTQGSGWGVLAYEPLSGRLVVEQIYDHQGNVGQGSTPILVFDAWEHAFYLQYKNQKVDFIEAMWKVVNWQDVARRYAAAKERGDSLLLAP; from the coding sequence ATGCCGGTCTACTCGCTCCCGGAACTTCCGTACGACTACTCGGCGCTGGCCCCGGTGATCAGCCCCGAGATCGTCGAACTGCACCACGACAAGCACCACGCGGCGTACGTCAAAGGCGCCAACGACACGCTGGAGCAGCTCGCCGAGGCGCGGGACAAAGAGGCGTGGGGCTCGATCAACGGCCTGGAGAAGAACCTGGCCTTCCACCTCTCCGGCCACATCCTGCACTCCGTCTACTGGCACAACATGACCGGTGACGGCGGCGGCGAACCGCTGGAGAAGGACGGCGTGGGCGAGCTCGCGGACGCCATCGCCGAGTCCTTCGGCTCCTACGACTGGTTCAGGGCCCAGCTCTCCAAGGCGTCGGCCACGACCCAGGGTTCGGGCTGGGGCGTGCTGGCGTACGAGCCGCTGAGCGGCCGCCTCGTCGTCGAGCAGATCTACGACCACCAGGGCAACGTCGGCCAGGGCTCGACCCCGATCCTGGTCTTCGACGCCTGGGAGCACGCCTTCTACCTCCAGTACAAGAACCAGAAGGTCGACTTCATCGAGGCCATGTGGAAGGTCGTCAACTGGCAGGACGTGGCCCGGCGCTACGCCGCCGCCAAGGAGCGCGGCGACAGCCTGCTGCTCGCGCCGTGA
- a CDS encoding DUF305 domain-containing protein produces the protein MTAIKRGLAAAGLVAAGALFLAACGDDDMDGTEHGSSASRSAEAEAGTETEAGFNDADVAFAQMMIPHHEQALEMAELADGRASDAEVKDLAGKIEKAQGPEIRTMKGWLKEWKQPTAAESMPGMDHGSGHGGDGMMSGTEMTELKALKGTAFDKAFAEMMIEHHNGAISMAEDERKNGESADAKKMAEAIVEGQSAEVEQLQDIVDRL, from the coding sequence ATGACTGCAATCAAGCGCGGCCTCGCCGCGGCCGGACTCGTCGCCGCCGGCGCCCTGTTCCTCGCGGCCTGCGGGGACGACGACATGGACGGGACGGAGCACGGCAGCTCGGCGTCCAGGTCGGCGGAGGCCGAGGCGGGGACGGAGACTGAGGCTGGTTTCAATGACGCCGACGTCGCCTTCGCCCAGATGATGATCCCGCACCACGAACAGGCCCTGGAGATGGCGGAGCTGGCCGACGGCCGGGCCTCCGACGCCGAGGTCAAGGACCTCGCCGGGAAGATCGAGAAGGCCCAGGGCCCCGAGATCCGGACCATGAAGGGCTGGCTCAAGGAGTGGAAGCAGCCGACCGCGGCGGAGTCCATGCCGGGCATGGACCACGGCTCAGGCCACGGCGGTGACGGCATGATGTCCGGCACGGAGATGACGGAGCTCAAGGCCCTCAAGGGCACCGCGTTCGACAAGGCCTTCGCCGAGATGATGATCGAGCACCACAACGGCGCGATCAGCATGGCCGAGGACGAGCGGAAGAACGGCGAGAGCGCCGACGCCAAGAAGATGGCCGAGGCCATCGTCGAGGGCCAGTCGGCGGAGGTCGAGCAGCTCCAGGACATCGTCGACCGGCTCTGA